A stretch of Vigna angularis cultivar LongXiaoDou No.4 chromosome 4, ASM1680809v1, whole genome shotgun sequence DNA encodes these proteins:
- the LOC108330071 gene encoding serine/threonine-protein kinase ATG1t isoform X4 codes for MECEGKFREKLVKVVGVGKLCYLLKAKIGEGSYSLVWRAQQRQTGDDVAVKQVFLSKLNPRLKACLDCEINFLSSVNHPNIIRLLHFFQDDGCLYLVLEFCAGGNLASYIRSHGRVQQQTARKFMHQLGSGLLVLHSHGIIHRDLKPEHFHKMWRTVRPGEYAETVCGSPLYMAPEVLQFQRYDDKVLKNIRSCNCLPFSQLILSGLDPDCLDICSKLLHLNPVERLSVDEFYWHSFLQRKVRRT; via the exons ATGGAATGCGAAGGGAAATTCAGAGAGAAATTGGTGAAGGTGGTGGGAGTGGGAAAACTCTGCTATCTTTTGAAAGCGAAAATCGGTGAGGGTTCATACTCCTTAGTGTGGAGAGCGCAGCAGAGACAAACCGGCGATGACGTGGCGGTGAAGCAGGTCTTCCTCTCCAAACTCAACCCTCGCCTCAAGGCTTGTTTGGATTGCGAGATCAACTTCTTGTCCTCTGTTAACCACCCCAATATTATTcgtcttcttcacttcttccag GATGATGGATGTCTGTACCTTGTCCTTGAGTTTTGTGCTGGAGGCAACCTAGCTTCTTATATTCGAAGCCATGGAAGAGTTCAACAACAAACTGCTAGAAAATTCATGCACCAGCTTG GCTCTGGTCTCCTAGTATTGCACTCTCACGGCATCATTCACAGAGACTTGAAACCGGAG CATTTTCATAAAATGTGGAGGACTGTGCGCCCAGGTGAATATGCGGAGACAGTTTGTGGTTCTCCGTTGTACATGGCTCCAGAAGTTCTTCAGTTCCAGAGATACGATGACAAG GTGCTGAAAAACATCAGATCCTGCAACTGTCTTCCATTTTCTCAACTTATTCTTTCAGGATTGGATCCGGACTGTCTTGATATTTGTTCAAAGCTACTACACTTAAATCCAG TGGAACGCCTATCTGTTGATGAATTTTATTGGCATAGTTTTCTACAAAGAAAAGTGAGGAGAACATGA
- the LOC108332220 gene encoding uncharacterized protein LOC108332220, with product MGASTSSEPRVSEEQSEAESVAASTGALPMLEKAFSKLANPQTNAVSLENLQQRFNLAGEGRSCSGSNVPDSLTVMLDHLGSTLVDQFFVPDKGGIDWVAFVKSYNKCCSRVSSSASLNMLLRVFVVISKSANVPIHLEFESGDTDCKINGHLFPRDVFLLLALCWALSWGSRNLKGEGILSLPDLNHLVLSVITSCGQVEGAFDVWDCDISSLEVQLPAGKFVTWVMSTVPCLPDCLRLYFNARLQIAANDGVELAPSNSSSPGDISSISAHHHLLTQGRAWAVSITNKSRVSEEISGAFISNGSGIGDNLVYRSSTHGRGLGRFWSHVEGYKGPLLILISANSGEPREGNSVDRKWVIGALTHQAFESKDIFYGNSGWLYSIGPVFHVFPPIGKEKNFVYSHLRPTGKVYQPHPKPVGLAFGGTPGNERIFVDEDFSKVTVRHHSVDKTYRSGSLLPDQGFLPVEGIISEIEVWGFGGKEAKAVQNSYKKREELFTEQRRKVDLKTFANWEDSPEKMMMDMMSDPNAVRREDR from the exons ATGGGAGCGTCCACTTCATCGGAGCCGAGGGTTTCGGAGGAGCAGAGCGAGGCGGAATCCGTGGCAGCCTCTACTGGAGCTCTTCCAATGCTTGAGAAAGCTTTCTCCAAGCTCGCCAATCCCCAAACAAACGCCGTTTCTTTGGAAAATCTACAG CAACGCTTTAATTTGGCTGGAGAAGGTCGAAGTTGTTCCGGAAGCAACGTGCCAGATTCGTTAACGGTGATGTTGGATCACCTAGGCTCAACCCTAGTGGATCAATTTTTCGTGCCCGATAAAGGGGGAATAGACTGGGTTGCATTTGTTAAGAGTTACAACAAGTGCTGTTCGAGGGTGTCCTCGTCGGCTTCGCTAAACATGCTCTTGAGAGTATTCGTGGTTATCTCAAAAAGTGCGAATGTACCTATTCATTTGGAGTTTGAATCAGGGGATACTGATTGTAAGATTAACGGCCACCTTTTTCCTAGGGACGTGTTTTTGCTTCTTGCCCTGTGTTGGGCTCTGTCGTGGGGTTCCAGAAACTTGAAGGGGGAAGGGATTCTAAGCCTACCGGATCTGAATCATTTGGTGTTGTCGGTGATCACATCGTGTGGTCAAGTTGAGGGTGCTTTCGATGTGTGGGATTGTGATATCTCGAGCTTGGAGGTTCAGCTTCCTGCAGGGAAGTTCGTAACGTGGGTTATGAGTACCGTGCCCTGCCTCCCTGATTGCTTGAGACTGTATTTTAATGCTAGACTGCAAATAGCAGCAAATGATGGG GTTGAATTGGCACCCTCTAATTCCTCCTCTCCTGGAGATATTTCATCAATATCTGCACACCATCATCTTTTGACCCAAGGAAGGGCTTGGGCAGTTTCTATCACCAACAAAAGTAGAGTAAGTGAAGAAATTTCTGGCGCATTTATAAGCAATGGAAGTGGAATTGGTGATAACCTTGTTTATAG GTCATCCACTCATGGAAGAGGCCTTGGCAGATTTTGGTCCCATGTTGAAGGTTACAAAGGTCCTTTGTTAATTTTGATATCTGCAAATTCAGGAGAACCTCGTGAAGGAAATTCTGTTGATAGGAAATGGGTTATAGGTGCTCTAACACATCAAGCTTTTGAAAGTAAAGATATATTCTATGGAAACTCTGGATGGTTATATTCTATTGGTCCAGTGTTTCACGTGTTTCCACCTATTG GTAAggaaaaaaattttgtttatagcCACTTGCGTCCTACTGGTAAAGTTTACCAACCGCACCCAAAGCCAGTTGGTCTTGCATTTGGAGGAACTCCGGGAAATGAGAGAATATTTGTAGATGAAGATTTTTCAAAAGTGACTGTTCGCCATCATTCTGTGGACAAAACTTACCGGAGTGGATCCCTCCTTCCAGATCAG GGTTTCCTACCCGTTGAGGGTATAATTTCAGAAATTGAAGTTTGGGGATTTGGAGGGAAAGAAGCGAAGGCAGTGCAGAACTCTtacaaaaagagagaagaacTTTTCACCgagcaaagaagaaaa GTTGACTTGAAGACCTTTGCAAATTGGGAGGATTCACCTGAGAAAATGATGATGGACATGATGTCGGATCCAAATGCTGTTCGAAGGGAAGACCGCTGA
- the LOC108331250 gene encoding uncharacterized protein LOC108331250, producing the protein MPPAKKGKAKAEPRVTPPPEKPNDFPSCIRCVPPSSVAVTIHAKPGSKSASVTDISDEAVGVQIDAPARDGEANAALLDFFSSVLGVKRRQVSIGTGSKSRDKTVIVEDVTQQYVFDALDKVSKQ; encoded by the exons ATGCCGCCGGCGAAGAAGGGAAAAGCAAAGGCCGAGCCTAGGGTAACGCCGCCGCCGGAGAAACCTAACGACTTTCCGTCTTGTATTCGCTGCGTGCCTCCTTCCTCCGTCGCCGTAACCATCCACGCCAAACCTGGTTCCAAATCTGCATCCGTAACCG aTATTAGCGATGAAGCGGTGGGAGTTCAAATTGACGCACCTGCCAGGGATGGCGAAGCAAATGCAGCTCTTCTCGATTTCTTCAGCTCT GTTTTAGGTGTGAAACGAAGACAAGTCTCTATAGGCACAGGTTCTAAGTCGAGAGATAAAACGGTGATCGTGGAAGATGTGACTCAGCAATATGTTTTTGATGCTTTGGATAAAGTCTCGAAGCAGTAG
- the LOC108330071 gene encoding serine/threonine-protein kinase ATG1t isoform X2, whose amino-acid sequence MECEGKFREKLVKVVGVGKLCYLLKAKIGEGSYSLVWRAQQRQTGDDVAVKQVFLSKLNPRLKACLDCEINFLSSVNHPNIIRLLHFFQDDGCLYLVLEFCAGGNLASYIRSHGRVQQQTARKFMHQLGSGLLVLHSHGIIHRDLKPEHFHKMWRTVRPGEYAETVCGSPLYMAPEVLQFQRYDDKADMWSVGAILFELLNGYPPFNGKNSVQVLKNIRSCNCLPFSQLILSGLDPDCLDICSKLLHLNPVERLSVDEFYWHSFLQRKVRRT is encoded by the exons ATGGAATGCGAAGGGAAATTCAGAGAGAAATTGGTGAAGGTGGTGGGAGTGGGAAAACTCTGCTATCTTTTGAAAGCGAAAATCGGTGAGGGTTCATACTCCTTAGTGTGGAGAGCGCAGCAGAGACAAACCGGCGATGACGTGGCGGTGAAGCAGGTCTTCCTCTCCAAACTCAACCCTCGCCTCAAGGCTTGTTTGGATTGCGAGATCAACTTCTTGTCCTCTGTTAACCACCCCAATATTATTcgtcttcttcacttcttccag GATGATGGATGTCTGTACCTTGTCCTTGAGTTTTGTGCTGGAGGCAACCTAGCTTCTTATATTCGAAGCCATGGAAGAGTTCAACAACAAACTGCTAGAAAATTCATGCACCAGCTTG GCTCTGGTCTCCTAGTATTGCACTCTCACGGCATCATTCACAGAGACTTGAAACCGGAG CATTTTCATAAAATGTGGAGGACTGTGCGCCCAGGTGAATATGCGGAGACAGTTTGTGGTTCTCCGTTGTACATGGCTCCAGAAGTTCTTCAGTTCCAGAGATACGATGACAAG GCAGACATGTGGAGTGTTGGAGCTATTCTTTTTGAGCTTCTAAATGGATACCCACCTTTTAATGGCAAAAATAGTGTTCAG GTGCTGAAAAACATCAGATCCTGCAACTGTCTTCCATTTTCTCAACTTATTCTTTCAGGATTGGATCCGGACTGTCTTGATATTTGTTCAAAGCTACTACACTTAAATCCAG TGGAACGCCTATCTGTTGATGAATTTTATTGGCATAGTTTTCTACAAAGAAAAGTGAGGAGAACATGA
- the LOC108330071 gene encoding serine/threonine-protein kinase ATG1t isoform X3, with product MECEGKFREKLVKVVGVGKLCYLLKAKIGEGSYSLVWRAQQRQTGDDVAVKQVFLSKLNPRLKACLDCEINFLSSVNHPNIIRLLHFFQDDGCLYLVLEFCAGGNLASYIRSHGRVQQQTARKFMHQLGSGLLVLHSHGIIHRDLKPENILLSSHEGDAKLKIADFGLSRTVRPGEYAETVCGSPLYMAPEVLQFQRYDDKVLKNIRSCNCLPFSQLILSGLDPDCLDICSKLLHLNPVERLSVDEFYWHSFLQRKVRRT from the exons ATGGAATGCGAAGGGAAATTCAGAGAGAAATTGGTGAAGGTGGTGGGAGTGGGAAAACTCTGCTATCTTTTGAAAGCGAAAATCGGTGAGGGTTCATACTCCTTAGTGTGGAGAGCGCAGCAGAGACAAACCGGCGATGACGTGGCGGTGAAGCAGGTCTTCCTCTCCAAACTCAACCCTCGCCTCAAGGCTTGTTTGGATTGCGAGATCAACTTCTTGTCCTCTGTTAACCACCCCAATATTATTcgtcttcttcacttcttccag GATGATGGATGTCTGTACCTTGTCCTTGAGTTTTGTGCTGGAGGCAACCTAGCTTCTTATATTCGAAGCCATGGAAGAGTTCAACAACAAACTGCTAGAAAATTCATGCACCAGCTTG GCTCTGGTCTCCTAGTATTGCACTCTCACGGCATCATTCACAGAGACTTGAAACCGGAG AACATTTTGCTATCAAGCCATGAGGGTGATGCAAAGCTAAAGATAGCCGATTTTGGTCTCTCAAG GACTGTGCGCCCAGGTGAATATGCGGAGACAGTTTGTGGTTCTCCGTTGTACATGGCTCCAGAAGTTCTTCAGTTCCAGAGATACGATGACAAG GTGCTGAAAAACATCAGATCCTGCAACTGTCTTCCATTTTCTCAACTTATTCTTTCAGGATTGGATCCGGACTGTCTTGATATTTGTTCAAAGCTACTACACTTAAATCCAG TGGAACGCCTATCTGTTGATGAATTTTATTGGCATAGTTTTCTACAAAGAAAAGTGAGGAGAACATGA
- the LOC108330071 gene encoding serine/threonine-protein kinase ATG1t isoform X1 encodes MECEGKFREKLVKVVGVGKLCYLLKAKIGEGSYSLVWRAQQRQTGDDVAVKQVFLSKLNPRLKACLDCEINFLSSVNHPNIIRLLHFFQDDGCLYLVLEFCAGGNLASYIRSHGRVQQQTARKFMHQLGSGLLVLHSHGIIHRDLKPENILLSSHEGDAKLKIADFGLSRTVRPGEYAETVCGSPLYMAPEVLQFQRYDDKADMWSVGAILFELLNGYPPFNGKNSVQVLKNIRSCNCLPFSQLILSGLDPDCLDICSKLLHLNPVERLSVDEFYWHSFLQRKVRRT; translated from the exons ATGGAATGCGAAGGGAAATTCAGAGAGAAATTGGTGAAGGTGGTGGGAGTGGGAAAACTCTGCTATCTTTTGAAAGCGAAAATCGGTGAGGGTTCATACTCCTTAGTGTGGAGAGCGCAGCAGAGACAAACCGGCGATGACGTGGCGGTGAAGCAGGTCTTCCTCTCCAAACTCAACCCTCGCCTCAAGGCTTGTTTGGATTGCGAGATCAACTTCTTGTCCTCTGTTAACCACCCCAATATTATTcgtcttcttcacttcttccag GATGATGGATGTCTGTACCTTGTCCTTGAGTTTTGTGCTGGAGGCAACCTAGCTTCTTATATTCGAAGCCATGGAAGAGTTCAACAACAAACTGCTAGAAAATTCATGCACCAGCTTG GCTCTGGTCTCCTAGTATTGCACTCTCACGGCATCATTCACAGAGACTTGAAACCGGAG AACATTTTGCTATCAAGCCATGAGGGTGATGCAAAGCTAAAGATAGCCGATTTTGGTCTCTCAAG GACTGTGCGCCCAGGTGAATATGCGGAGACAGTTTGTGGTTCTCCGTTGTACATGGCTCCAGAAGTTCTTCAGTTCCAGAGATACGATGACAAG GCAGACATGTGGAGTGTTGGAGCTATTCTTTTTGAGCTTCTAAATGGATACCCACCTTTTAATGGCAAAAATAGTGTTCAG GTGCTGAAAAACATCAGATCCTGCAACTGTCTTCCATTTTCTCAACTTATTCTTTCAGGATTGGATCCGGACTGTCTTGATATTTGTTCAAAGCTACTACACTTAAATCCAG TGGAACGCCTATCTGTTGATGAATTTTATTGGCATAGTTTTCTACAAAGAAAAGTGAGGAGAACATGA